In the Gorilla gorilla gorilla isolate KB3781 chromosome 10, NHGRI_mGorGor1-v2.1_pri, whole genome shotgun sequence genome, one interval contains:
- the CSRNP2 gene encoding cysteine/serine-rich nuclear protein 2, producing MDAFTGSGLKRKFDDVDVGSSVSNSDDEISSSDSADSCDSLNPPTTASFTPTSILKRQKQLRRKNVRFDQVTVYYFARRQGFTSVPSQGGSSLGMAQRHNSVRSYTLCEFAQEQEVNHREILREHLKEEKLHAKKMKLTKNGTVESVEADGLTLDDVSDEDIDVENVEVDDYFFLQPLPTKRRRALLRASGVHRIDAEEKQELRAIRLSREECGCDCRLYCDPEACACSQAGIKCQVDRMSFPCGCSRDGCGNMAGRIEFNPIRVRTHYLHTIMKLELESKRQVSRPAAPDEEPSPTASCSLTGAQGSETQDFQEFIAENETAVMHLQSAEELERLKAEEDSSGSSASLDSSIESLGVCILEEPLAVPEELCPGLTAPILIQAQLPPGSSVLCFTENSDHPTASTVNSPSYLNSGSLVYYQVEQRPVLGVKGEPGTEEGSACFPKEKDLNVFSLPVTSLVACSSTDPAALCKSEVGKTPTLEALLPEDCNPEEPENEDFRPSWSPSSLPFRTDNEEGCGMVKTSQQNEDQPPEDSSLELPLAV from the exons ATGGATGCATTCACGGGCTCGGGTCTCAAGAGGAAGTTTGATGATGTGGATGTGGGCTCATCAGTTTCCAACTCAGATGATGAGATCTCCAGCAGTGATAGTGCTGACAGCTGCGACAGCCTCAATCCTCCTACCACTGCCAGCTTCACAC CCACATCCATCCTGAAGCGGCAGAAGCAGCTGCGGAGGAAGAATGTACGCTTTGACCAGGTGACTGTATACTACTTTGCCCGGCGCCAAGGTTTTACCAGTGTGCCCAGCCAGGGTGGTAGCTCTCTGGGCATGGCCCAGCGCCATAACTCTGTACGGAGCTACACACTCTGTGAGTTTGCCCAGGAACAGGAGGTGAACCATCGAGAGATTCTGCGTGAGCACCTGAAGGAAGAGAAACTCCATGCCAAGAAAATGAAG CTGACCAAGAATGGGACAGTGGAGTCGGTGGAGGCTGATGGCCTGACGCTGGATGATGTGTCAGATGAAGATATTGATGTGGAAAATGTGGAGGTGGATGATTACTTCTTCCTGCAGCCACTGCCCACCAAACGGCGACGGGCCCTGCTGAGGGCTTCTGGGGTCCACCGTATTGATGCTGAAGAGAAGCAAGAACTTCGAGCCATCCGCCTGTCACGGGAAGAATGTGGTTGTGACTGCCGACTGTATTGTGACCCAGAAGCGTGTGCCTGCAGCCAGGCTGGGATTAAATGCCAG GTGGATCGCATGTCCTTTCCATGTGGCTGCTCCCGGGATGGCTGTGGGAACATGGCAGGGCGCATTGAATTTAATCCAATCCGGGTCCGGACTCATTACCTCCATACCATTATGAAGCTGGAGCTGGAGAGCAAGCGGCAGGTGAGCCGCCCAGCAGCCCCAGATGAGGAGCCCTCCCCGACTGCCAGTTGCAGCCTGACAGGAGCACAGGGCTCTGAGACCCAGGACTTCCAGGAGTTCATTGCTGAGAATGAGACAGCAGTGATGCACCTGCAGAGTGCAGAGGAACTGGAGCGGCTCAAGGCAGAAGAAGATTCCAGCGGCTCTAGTGCCAGCCTGGACTCGAGCATCGAGAGCCTGGGTGTGTGCATCCTAGAGGAGCCCCTGGCTGTCCCCGAAGAGCTGTGCCCAGGCCTTACAGCCCCCATTCTCATCCAGGCTCAGCTGCCCCCAGGCTCCTCTGTCCTGTGTTTTACCGAGAACTCAGACCACCCAACTGCCTCAACGGTGAACAGCCCATCCTACTTGAACAGTGGGTCCCTGGTCTATTATCAAGTGGAGCAGAGGCCAGTCTTGGGAGTGAAAGGAGAGCCTGGTACGGAAGAAGGCTCAGCCTGTTTCCCAAAGGAGAAGGATCTGAATGTCTTCTCTCTCCCTGTTACCTCACTCGTGGCTTGTAGCTCCACAGACCCAGCTGCCCTCTGTAAATCAGAGGTGGGGAAAACACCCACCCTAGAAGCTCTATTGCCCGAAGATTGTAACCCTGAGGAGCCTGAAAATGAAGACTTCCGCCCTTCCTGGTCCCCCTCAAGCCTTCCCTTCCGCACGGACAATGAAGAGGGCTGTGGGATGGTGAAGACCTCCCAGCAAAATGAGGATCAGCCCCCTGAAGATTCTTCCTTAGAACTCCCTCTGGCAGTGTGA